A single genomic interval of Daucus carota subsp. sativus chromosome 1, DH1 v3.0, whole genome shotgun sequence harbors:
- the LOC108204152 gene encoding trihelix transcription factor ENAP1, giving the protein MASPSSSPSNNKAPIFNPTNSPKSATPTIKKPQPLPWTHQETINLIQSYQDKWYSLKKGQLKSSQWEEVSVTVAARCGYDQPSKSATQCRHKIEKLRKRYRAERLKPYPDSWPYFDMMDCMETGPFPVTMARPVSMVQCDQDSDDSDVDCNLNKSRSINRIVKGGNCGNVGSVERNVRAFGGSRKPSIGKRKDFYEIDEEEEDEEVDDEGEGEEGGEGSRVVMELAGQIRTFAENFVRVEQKKVQMMRETAKYQMEMENKRMKMIIESQKKIVETIHEAFSDSHKKMKTAP; this is encoded by the coding sequence atggCTTCACCATCTTCGTCACCATCAAACAACAAAGCCCCCATTTTTAATCCCACAAATTCACCAAAATCAGCAACCCCCACCATCAAGAAACCCCAACCTCTCCCTTGGACTCACCAAGAAACAATAAATTTAATCCAATCTTACCAAGATAAATGGTACTCTCTCAAAAAGGGTCAGCTCAAATCTTCCCAATGGGAAGAAGTTTCTGTCACTGTTGCTGCCCGGTGTGGCTATGATCAGCCCTCCAAGTCAGCTACTCAATGCCGCCATAAGATTGAGAAACTGCGTAAACGATATAGGGCTGAGAGGCTTAAGCCTTACCCTGATTCTTGGCCTTATTTTGATATGATGGATTGTATGGAAACCGGTCCCTTTCCTGTTACGATGGCTCGGCCGGTGTCCATGGTGCAATGTGATCAAGATAGTGATGACAGTGATGTCGattgtaatttgaacaagtcGAGGAGTATTAATCGTATTGTCAAAGGGGGGAATTGTGGTAATGTTGGTAGTGTGGAGAGAAATGTGAGAGCTTTCGGGGGTTCAAGAAAGCCCAGTATTGGGAAAAGGAAGGATTTTTATGAGATtgatgaggaggaggaggatgaGGAGGTGGATGATGAGGGTGAGGGAGAGGAAGGGGGAGAAGGGAGTCGTGTAGTGATGGAATTGGCTGGTCAAATTAGGACATTTGCCGAGAATTTCGTTAGAGTGGAGCAGAAGAAGGTTCAGATGATGAGGGAAACCGCCAAGTACCAGATGGAAATGGAGAATAAGAGGATGAAAATGATTATTGAATCACAGAAAAAGATTGTTGAGACTATTCACGAGGCTTTTAGCGATTCTCACAAGAAAATGAAGACGGCTCCATGA